DNA from Salinibacterium sp. dk2585:
GACGGGCGTGATGACGAGGCGCGGGGTCGACACCGGGGGGAGGGGCTCCTCCGGGTCGATCGGCGGAGCCTGGGGCGCGCAGTCGACGGCCGTGATGGTCGAGGACGTCGCCGAGGTGCTGCCTGTCGCCTCGACCTCGGCGCGGTAGTCGCCGGGTGCGAGCCCCGAGAAGGTCGCCGTCACCGTGCCGGTGCCGGCCGTGCCTGTTGCGGAGTCCACGACGGTGGGGCCGGAGAAGAGGCGGACGGTGTAGGTGGCGCCGTTCGGCAGGCCGGTCACGGAGGCCGTGACATCCGTCGTCGAGGTGCCCGCATAGACGCAGGGCTGCGCGCTCAGGGCGATCTCGGGCGTGACCGGGGGCTGCGGGTCGACCGGCGGGTAGACCGGCGGCTGCTCGCACGTTCCACGGAAGTCATTGGGCGTGATCGTGGCAGATCGCGGCTTGTCGGTGACCTTGCCACTCGGCCAGTGGCCGACCACCGTGAGGGTCTTGTAGATCGGACCGTCGACGGTCTCTGTGGCTACGAAGGTCTCGGCTGCGCCGATCGTCGTGCCGACGGGCACGATCGCCGGCTGGTTGGACTGGGTGATCGTCTCGCTCTTGTATCGCTCTGAGTTCGTGATCTTCCAGGTGATGGTCCAGGTGTTGTCGACACACGCGGCCGAGACCGACACGGTGTTGTGATGGGCAAGAGCGGCACTCGCGGGTGAGAGGAGAGCGAGGCCAGCTGCGGACAGGAGGGTTGCGAGGGCAAGCGCGAGAGCACGCCGGAGTCGCATGAATTCGGGTTTCATGGTCGTTCCTATTCGGGGTAATCGCGTCACGCTCGCGGCATGGGGGATGCCGGCATATCGGGGTAGGCGGGACGCGTCTCAAATACTGCCACCCAAAAGGGGGGTGCGCAATGTATTGGCGAATTTCTCTCGCAACCGGTGTGTCGCCGCGCCCCGGTAACGGCTGGGTCGCATCCGAGCGCAAACGCTTGCATAGGGCAGTTTCCTGACGTACGGTCAACACCGAGAGCGCTCCCGGACCGGGGGCGCAGCGGTCTGCGCGTGCCGCACTGCAAAGGCGCGAGCGACCTCAACGAGGAGGATTCGAATGCACACAGCACATCGACGCCGCGGACTCACTGCCGTGGCACTGGCCGGCGCTGCCGGCCTGGTTCTCGCCGGCTGCACGAGCGGCGGGGCCGGGGGAGGCGGCGATGCCGACTGCTCCGACTATGAGCAGTACGGCACCTTCGACAACGCATCCGTCGAGGTCTACGCGACCATCATCGACGTCGAGGCCGACCAGCTTGTCGAGTCCTGGGCGGACTTCGAGGAATGCACCGGCATCACGATCGACTACGTCGGCACACAGGAGGCCGAGACCCAGATCAACGTGCGTGTCGCCGCGGGTGACGCGCCCGACATCATGATCGTTCCCCAGCCGGGCCTGCTGCAGCGCCTCATCGGTGACGGCGCGGTCGTGCCGGCATCCGCCGAGGTCGAGGCAAACGTCGACGAGTTCTGGTCGGAGTCCTGGAAGGGCTACGGCTCGGTCGACGGCACCTTCTACGCCGCGCCGCTCATGGCGAGCGTCAAGGGCTACATCTGGTACTCCCCAGCGGACTTCGAGGAGAACGGCTACGAGGTTCCCGAGACGTGGGACGACCTTGTCGCGCTCACCGAGGAGATGGCTGACAACAACGAGTCGCAGACCTACCGCCCCTGGTGTGTCGGCTTCGGCTCCGGTGACGCAACCGGTTGGCCGGGCACCGACTGGATCGAGGACCTCGTGCTGCGCATGCACGGCCCCGAGGCCTACGACCAGTGGGTTGCCGGAGAGCTTGCCTTCGCCTCGCCTGAGGTGCAGGAGGCCTTCGACGCGGCCGGCGAGATCCTGCTCAACCCCGACTTCGTCAACGGTGGCTTCGGTGGCGTCGAGTCGATCAACTCGACGACCTTCCAAGACGCGGGCCTCGCAATCCTCGACGGAAACTGCTCGCTCCACCACCAGGCCTCCTTCTACGAGGCGCAGTGGGGCGAGGACGTCGAGGTGGCCGAGGACGGCGACGTCTGGGCCTTCCTGACGCCCAAGTTCGACGCTGACGCCGGTGACTCCGTCACGGGTGGTGGCGAGTTCGTCGCCGCGTTCAACGACAACGAAGAGACGGATGCTGTGCAGCAGTACCTCTCGAGTGACACCTGGGCGAACATCCGCGTCGGTCTCGGTGGCGTTATCAGCGCCAACAACGGCGTCGACCCCTCGGTCGCCGGTAGCGAGATCGGCTCGCAGTCGATGGAGATCCTGCAGGGCGAAGACACCGTCTTCCGCTTCGACGGCTCCGACCTGATGCCGGCGGCCGTCGGCACGAGCTCGTTCTGGACGGGCATGGTCGACTGGATCGGCGGCGACAGCACCTCGTCGGTCACCTCGCGAATCGACGCGAGCTACCCGCGCTAAGCGCACTCACCCGGGTCGTCGACCGTGCCACGGTCGGCGACCCGGGCCTGACCTCCCGCGCTGGCGGGATCACCAAGAGACGAGGGGTGACCGATGGGCGCTGGTCCATTGTTCGTGACCGCCGTGAGCGCGGCGGGGTTCGTGCTTCCGGCGGCTCGCCGCGGCGACTTCTGGGGCGCGACGTTCGAGAAGTTCGGCGTGCTCATCATCGGATTGGCGGCCTTCGCCGCCGTGATCGGCGTCGTGCTGTTCTTCGCCGACCGCACCCCCAAGAAGATGCGCGACGTGGTGCAACTCACCGCCTTTGTCGCACCAGCCCTCTTCCTCTTGCTCGTCGGTCTCGTCTACCCGGCGCTCCAGACCATCTACCTCGCCTTCACTGATCGCAGGGGCGAGTGGATCGGCCTCCAGAACTTCGTCTGGATGTTCACGCAGGACGAGATCCTCCAGGTGCTGCTCAACACCATCATCTGGGTGCTCCTTGTGCCGACGCTCTCAACGACCATCGGTCTCGCATACGCCGTCTTCATCGACAAGTCGGCGGGGGAGAAGGTGCTCAAGTCTCTCGTCTTCCTTCCCATGGCCATCTCCTTCGTCGGGGCAGGCATCATCTGGCGCTTCATCTACGAGTACCGCGCCGAGGGTTATGAGCAGATCGGCCTCCTCAACCAAATCATCGTGTGGTTCGGGGGAGAACCGAG
Protein-coding regions in this window:
- a CDS encoding ABC transporter substrate-binding protein, translating into MHTAHRRRGLTAVALAGAAGLVLAGCTSGGAGGGGDADCSDYEQYGTFDNASVEVYATIIDVEADQLVESWADFEECTGITIDYVGTQEAETQINVRVAAGDAPDIMIVPQPGLLQRLIGDGAVVPASAEVEANVDEFWSESWKGYGSVDGTFYAAPLMASVKGYIWYSPADFEENGYEVPETWDDLVALTEEMADNNESQTYRPWCVGFGSGDATGWPGTDWIEDLVLRMHGPEAYDQWVAGELAFASPEVQEAFDAAGEILLNPDFVNGGFGGVESINSTTFQDAGLAILDGNCSLHHQASFYEAQWGEDVEVAEDGDVWAFLTPKFDADAGDSVTGGGEFVAAFNDNEETDAVQQYLSSDTWANIRVGLGGVISANNGVDPSVAGSEIGSQSMEILQGEDTVFRFDGSDLMPAAVGTSSFWTGMVDWIGGDSTSSVTSRIDASYPR
- a CDS encoding carbohydrate ABC transporter permease, which translates into the protein MGAGPLFVTAVSAAGFVLPAARRGDFWGATFEKFGVLIIGLAAFAAVIGVVLFFADRTPKKMRDVVQLTAFVAPALFLLLVGLVYPALQTIYLAFTDRRGEWIGLQNFVWMFTQDEILQVLLNTIIWVLLVPTLSTTIGLAYAVFIDKSAGEKVLKSLVFLPMAISFVGAGIIWRFIYEYRAEGYEQIGLLNQIIVWFGGEPRQFLIESPWNTFFLIIVMIWIQTGFAMVLLSAAIKAVPTEIIEASRLDGANAWQQFWNVTVPGIRSTLVVVVTTITIATLKVFDIVRTMTGGNYGTSVVANEMYTQAFNRAEWGQGAALAVVLFIMVLPIIMYNVRVMRKQREIR